The genome window tttaaaattgatataaaatgaatatttaaaattatatgaaCCCATATTAGTTATGCATTTGAAATCTGTATGTCAGAAAAAAACTTACCatcttctttaatttttttattcaaaatgaatCAAACTTGTACATTAACAATATCTTTCTTGGAAGTAGCCGCTCTGTGCAGTGTAAAAATGcaaactttaaacattttaccttGTTCTCTAACAATGTTACTGGGTTGAAACTCTTCTCAGATGATCATTGTGTTCATGAGCCACAATGATGAAGtgcatttattttcacagtttgacATCAGCATTTAAGATtcataataaaatatgtttctcACATTACTTGCAAATATAGCTTTTAACAGTATGAACCAAGAAATGTTGCCAACAGTTACTACcttctgtgttgtgttatttctttCTCAAGGTGAAGATCAGAAAGATGCCTGTGGGCCATCATAAGCATTGTGACAAGTGTTACAATGTCCACTGTCAAGTCCCGGTGCAGATTTCTGTCTCATGCATGGTCATCAAGTGTCATAAAAACTGTGGCGCCACCCTTCATATGTGCAAGCAAGAGGAGCACCAGCTACTCTGTCCCAATGAGACAGTCCCTTGCCTCAATGTTGACTATGGCTGTCCTCTCATCATGCATCGCCATAGGCTGGCCAGACACCTGGAGGTCTGTCCTGCCAGCGTGGTCTGCTGCTCTCAGGAGTGGAACCGCTGGCCTGTTTCAGAAACTGATCTGACCTTCTacaaaaatgtttcagaaaaCCTTCAAACTAAGGTAAATCTTGATGTTGCGATGGCTCTCAGGGACCAAGAGCTGCTGTTTCGATCCATCAAAATGAAGAACATTTTCCCTGAGTTGATGGGGGAGGATCCTGCCCTTCAGGATGTTTCTGCTGGGGTCAACAGTCCTGCAGAGGAAGCAACCTGTTCTTTAGTTTGTGgtgaatttacagaaaatggCTGCACAAGGATGAAGGAAAAAGAGCTGAATCAAGAGGAGAGGGATGCTTTGGCACAGAGCAGAGACGTGGATAGTATTCAGAACTACAGCTCCTGGGAGAAAATATTCAAgaaggagatggagggatgCAAGCAAACTGTCAAAAACCTGAATAAGAAGGAGgcaaaaggaaaggaaaaggaagagcAAGAATCATCAAACTGTCAGCAGCAGACAAGAGACTCACACCTGAGCCAAGAGAATGCTACTGCTCCTCCTAGCACGTATGGTGCAACTGGTCTTGCACCATGGCAAGACGGGGTCCTTGAGAGGTTAGGCAAGGAAGTCAACATTGCTGAATATAACATGTATCTGGTGCACAATGGGGCAATGTTGATTAATTTTGGCCAACTTCCTGCTTGCACCCCGAGAGAAAAGGATTTTGTTTATGGGAACCTGGAACCCATCGAGGTTCAAACTGTCCGCTCGTTTAATGTTCCTACGAGCTATCGAGCAAAGCGTAGTCACCTGAAGGACCCTGCACACAAACCCAAGACCGCACACCAGAGTGTTGACACTGCAGATTTGGGCGTGTCAGTTGAGGATCTTCCGAAGGATGACGAGGTTAGCGCCACACTCCTGTGCTCCCTGGAAAAGGAACTGAAAGGACATTTAATTTCAGAGAGTGTGTCAACAGATGGCCTTTATGTAGATATTggaacacaaacatacaatttTGCCTCTGCGCCCTTCAAAACAGATGCATCGCTTGCTGATGTCATGGCAGACAAACCTCATGGTCTTCATGTACATGTCGAAGCAGAATCTGTCACCAGAAGACATAACAAAACAAGTTCAGCCTTCAGCTACATGTGTGGCCATTTCTTTCGCCGTGATGAATACTGCTCTCATTTCAGGAATGTGCACTCTGACATACAGGCCTCTCTAAGGGGCTGGTTCCAACAACGCTGTCCCTTAGCTTACCTCGGCTGCACTTTCACCCAGACGAGGTTTCAGCCTGCAGGTCACCATGCTACAATTAAATTCTGCCAAGATGTCAGCGCCTTTGTCCTCCAGCCAGAAGTCCCTTCCCTCTGTGAAGGCGGGAAAACCTTCAGCCCTCAGAAAAATGGTGCAAATAATCTGGATCCCCTGAGCAGCCTGCCCCTGGAGATCCTTCAACACATTGCTGGTTACCTTGACAGCCTTACATTATCTCAGCTGTCCCAGGTCTCCCATCTGATGAGAGAGGTGTGTGCCACATTGTtgcaggagagagggatggtCTCCCTCAAGTGGGTGAAAAAGACATATTCCCACGAGGGAAGCTCCTGGAAATGTCGCAAGAAAGCAAGTATCCTTAAGAATTTCtagattttctttattttttctttcataaaattaaatgtattatttatttgttgctcAAATCATCTGTCataactatatttatttatgttaactGAACTGCAGAGgaatttttttgttatattattatatttattttactgattgAGCGCTACCATTCCATctcatatatttttttgatcTCAACCTTGTACACAGTGAGGGGAAACTAAACGCAAGGCCAAATGTTTGAATCAGTTTCAACCATTTTATGATCTGGCACCGTTCTCAACTGTCATTGGAACATTTCAGACATTCTACAGCATGACAGCTGCTGCATTGTAAACACTCTCCAGACTATCCACAGTACTCTCTAACAATATTACAAACTGAATCACAGCTGTGTTGGCAACAGTTCCTACTGAAGCAGCCACTGGAGATTATCTACTTTTTTGTGTCCTTATCAAAAACACCTGCATGTGTTGTCAGGCACCatgaaaaaggaacattttgttatctttcTGACTTTGGTGTCCAAGCAGTGGCCTGGTGATTAGACAGTTGTGCTAAACTATTATTTTGTGTTGcaacatgctgattttgttctacagtataaaattaaaaaaacaaatcaatggcAGCTCTATAGAAAGCACTTAGAGAGGACAAACCCCTGCCAAGGCCGCACAATCgtcattttcaaaattaaaatttccaTCTGGATCCAGACATGGAATAAAGTACACATAGTTATAGACAATCAGTACTACAATAGAGGGATTCAGGAAAAATAGCAGTGAGGGATGCTACATGCAACCACTGGATTCAAACCAgggatgttgtgtttacattagACCACTAAGCTAGACCTTAGACCCCATGGCGTAGACCACTAGGACACAGGGACGCCTAGTGGTCTAGTGGTCTGAGCCTTGCGGTCGTGCCCAGCTGACTTGATTTTCGTAGATTATCTAAATTCTGTCTGGAATTATGAGCACTGTGTAAGGATGAAATTTCAATGATTTCAGTGAAAGTGATTCAGACCATTGAGCTATGGCCATTTCAATTCATCATGTCGCTGTAGTGCCATCTATACATGAAATGCCATCAAATGTGCAGGATTTCTTGAGGTAGATGAGTGCACATGTCATCTAATAGTTATGGCAATTTTATCAAATTATCTATTCAATTATCTAGAAGAATTTGGCAACAAGGCAGGCATaggaaaacaatacaaaaaacttCAAACTAAAAATCTTTTGACAGctcatataaatattttatgtacCAAATTTGATAAATATTGGATGTAGGAGTATTGTTGAAAACAGTtgtgcaaaaaaattaaaatgacagacAAGTGCAGGTTAAAACATTTGCTATGAAACGAGGAAaaagatgatgttttttttctatgattCACAGTGCCACAGTTGTGAACCAAAACCTAAATGTAGGGTAAATTACTATATTTTTACGCTAAACTAATcagttttcttttgctgtttggCTAACTTTCCAccaattctttttaaaatctattaaGTACTTTTTCCAGATATCctgctgacaaacaaacaaacctacATATGTGGTGCAAAACAAAACCTCTCTGCCCGAGGTAATGAAggattaataaagtataaatacacaagtgtgtatttttacattgactATCTCGGTACTGCAGTGATCATGGGACAAAGAGCGTGCCGATGATATCAGTGATGTGGAATGGCCTGAGGCCTCGCTTCCATAACAAGTCAGATATGTGATCATTCATGGAAACAAGGTGTTGATAAGACTGTGTGGGCAACAGCTGGGTATTTGCTCCCCAATGAAGGGCATCATTTGTATAAATTTGTAATGAACGGATACAGAAATAACATCATGCCATGACATGTGATAAAAATGCTCTGTGATCTTGATTCCATGgatagtaaaaataaatgtatcctGATTGCCATAGCGGCAGTTGAGTTGATAGATGCCATGACAGCAGCCTCCTACGCCTATTtcagctctgtctctgtgttttacaGGTTTGGGAGTTCAgctctctgttttcctctgtggaCAGATGGCGATTCAGCAATACTCCTTCCATGTCAGATCACTTGAAAACCTGCTCCTTCTACCAGAGAGAGGAGCGCACTGAGCCAGTGGCTTTAGCCTGCCTGGGAGAGGTCAGAGACAAATATGCAGAAGTAAAGCATAAAAGATAATGCTCATGGTCCCAGAGCTGTGGGCGGACCACAACCCGAGCGATGCCATGTTTAGAATCAGTCAGACGTGATATGTATGCACCCACAAAACTGTAAAGTGGATAAAGCCTACTTCTGTACAGCTACTGTACAGAAACAGAAGGGAAACTGTGTGCTGAAGCCCTGCAGACAAATGTGCATATATGAAGAATTCACATTGGCATACACTGCAATTTCTGAAGATTTTGATGTGATTTACTCAACCTCTATTTTCTTGTAACATCTCCTCAAATCATTTTGCCTGTAGGTAGGCAAAATACTTCATGATAGATCTATTTATGCAGCATTTGTAAGAGTTTATTGAGAGAAGATGAAACTTAAATTATCCCTTTGAGAACATTAAATTCACAAATGTGTTGAGATGGTGTTTGAGAGAGGTCCTCATATTCTCTAATATCAGATTATTTGCCTTTGTTTAGAATACTGAGCTGACTAGTGCTGTTTGTTCCATCTTATTTCATTCTTGTGGTGAAAAGCATTATTTCAAAGAAATGAGGGCAGCagatgcagctgttttcaacatgACAAGACTGACATCTACTGGAGAAAAGCTGAAGTACTTCATCTGTGTGGACGCATAAAACAAGTTTTGGTATTTCAATGCTGAACACAATATCACATGTCCTATATGTCATATTAGATTAAACACAGCAGTGCATGCTTCATGATGAGAACACTGACAACTTTGTTTCTAATTTAGAAAGGAAAATGCAAGGACTGTGATATATGTGTGACATTATACACTGTATAATAAATCTGACTTGCATTTGGccttatttatttcacagcagTACAGTCAGTGgaattaaaatgacattaaaagctaaaaactttcttttattaACCACAGACTTCATAACAGAAAAGGTGTCCAAGTAACGAATTGTCTACATTAACTACTGCATCTCAGACACTTCAGGGTTGCGTAGTTTGTTGATCACCTCTGACAGCATTTTGTTGCACAGGGCTGCATACGGATTAAGAACCACAGCCTGTTGTCGAGCAAATTCACTTCCAAGTGCAGCTGCTTTCTCAAAATCTGCTCTGGCTTCATCACCCTGGCATGCTAATCTACGTAAAAGGCCTCTTTGTACCAGCGCCTGGCAGGCAGTTCGTCCAGTGTCGCCGCTCAGAGAGATGGCCCGGCCCAGGTCCTCCAGCGCTCCTGAGAGGATAGAAGAGCACTGTGAGGCACTCACATGTCTGGAAAGTTGAATTTCAATATGTTTTACAGGCTACTCAGTCTGGGTTTAAAGTCAGTCTACTGTAATATTCAATCTGAGTAATGTTGCTGAATTTGCTTAGAAATGACTTTACCACCAAGTACTGTAGATTATGCAgtcatataaaaatgtatttacaataaTTCTAATATTATCATACTCTAAAAACTGACTATAACCTAACAATctgatatttttcattaatCCAAAAAGTACAGCAGTCTCAAACTTATTAGTAATCTCAATCGCTGTACTATTTTCAAGTGAcaaacaatgacattttaagatGAATACAGTACTACAGTGTTTCGCTACTCTACTACACAGGAGGGATTCAGCTTATGCTCATTTCACATTTTCCgcatattattttaaatagacATGTAGCAGGCGTTTTGTTGGGAATATTCAGACGATCTTATTAGTCAGCATGAACAACAACTGGCACCAGGTTACAGACAAATTGAAAAGCACCACCTATATAGATAGAAACTCCAATTTTAGAAACAGACAAGGCAAGTAAAAAGATGTTACAGTACTGAATACATGGTGTGACTGACAAAATGATCTCTAGGGAGTGAGTGtaaaaacaccacagcaatACTCACATGTGCCACAGAGGTTTAATAATCCaagaaataaaaattacaagGGTTTTAACATGACAGGATTAGCTATAACCTGTTACTGCACATCTGCCACTTTTGTAATTACAATGTTGTACTTTATAATACACTGAATCTATAAAATACAGGAAATTCATTGAA of Siniperca chuatsi isolate FFG_IHB_CAS linkage group LG7, ASM2008510v1, whole genome shotgun sequence contains these proteins:
- the LOC122879300 gene encoding F-box only protein 40; the encoded protein is MPVGHHKHCDKCYNVHCQVPVQISVSCMVIKCHKNCGATLHMCKQEEHQLLCPNETVPCLNVDYGCPLIMHRHRLARHLEVCPASVVCCSQEWNRWPVSETDLTFYKNVSENLQTKVNLDVAMALRDQELLFRSIKMKNIFPELMGEDPALQDVSAGVNSPAEEATCSLVCGEFTENGCTRMKEKELNQEERDALAQSRDVDSIQNYSSWEKIFKKEMEGCKQTVKNLNKKEAKGKEKEEQESSNCQQQTRDSHLSQENATAPPSTYGATGLAPWQDGVLERLGKEVNIAEYNMYLVHNGAMLINFGQLPACTPREKDFVYGNLEPIEVQTVRSFNVPTSYRAKRSHLKDPAHKPKTAHQSVDTADLGVSVEDLPKDDEVSATLLCSLEKELKGHLISESVSTDGLYVDIGTQTYNFASAPFKTDASLADVMADKPHGLHVHVEAESVTRRHNKTSSAFSYMCGHFFRRDEYCSHFRNVHSDIQASLRGWFQQRCPLAYLGCTFTQTRFQPAGHHATIKFCQDVSAFVLQPEVPSLCEGGKTFSPQKNGANNLDPLSSLPLEILQHIAGYLDSLTLSQLSQVSHLMREVCATLLQERGMVSLKWVKKTYSHEGSSWKCRKKVWEFSSLFSSVDRWRFSNTPSMSDHLKTCSFYQREERTEPVALACLGEVRDKYAEVKHKR